From Candidatus Hadarchaeales archaeon, one genomic window encodes:
- a CDS encoding ArsR family transcriptional regulator: MPEISPFASVGVSNVFFKMVLGENTPKAIAEALGTKPSTVVEHLRRLQEMGVVRLGKKEGKYQHYEIDWGKLAKSFLRHSYTLSLLRVGGKSEELREMEGVAEELGKMEEFRELLRLYFVELAKNMEEGKYPRRTIWGAIYGFEDSLEILPSLKGRLGEKGRKLTNLLERWERSAREFRSRGPASAFEKAMLELGRT, from the coding sequence ATGCCCGAGATAAGTCCCTTCGCGAGCGTGGGGGTCTCGAACGTCTTCTTCAAGATGGTGCTAGGGGAAAACACGCCCAAGGCGATAGCGGAGGCCCTGGGGACCAAGCCCTCCACCGTGGTGGAGCACCTGCGCAGGCTGCAGGAGATGGGAGTGGTGAGGCTAGGGAAGAAGGAGGGGAAGTACCAGCATTACGAAATCGACTGGGGGAAGCTCGCAAAATCCTTCCTCAGGCACTCCTACACCCTTTCCCTGCTGAGGGTGGGTGGAAAGAGCGAGGAGCTGAGGGAGATGGAGGGGGTGGCGGAGGAGCTGGGGAAGATGGAGGAGTTCAGGGAGCTCCTGCGCCTCTATTTCGTGGAACTCGCCAAAAACATGGAGGAAGGGAAGTATCCCAGGCGCACCATCTGGGGGGCCATCTACGGGTTCGAGGATTCGCTCGAGATCCTTCCCTCCCTGAAGGGAAGGCTGGGGGAGAAGGGGAGGAAGCTGACGAACCTGCTGGAGAGATGGGAGAGGAGCGCCAGGGAATTCAGATCCAGGGGACCCGCCTCGGCCTTCGAGAAGGCGATGCTCGAGCTCGGGAGGACTTGA
- a CDS encoding AAA family ATPase: protein MTLERRRREYFEGENFDPARLEQLKGMPHVSRELSELISLLRRYKELREREYRLPVGVIFSGPPGMGKTLSARILATESGAKLVDGTRFPRCGDEWTTEDIVSLFSLAREYHEREGRIILLHFEELLSLLDKKAREDRGMLVASPVYTTLLSELDGIKGRPQGVFVVACTNSLSLLPEALTRAGRLSRIVEFTLDEEGRKEILEYYLSKKPTVGVDLERLANALPELKPSAIEEMVEEAHLQATLAGEKEVRTKHLISALVREVMGAPEGSWKNEEERWATCVHETGHAVVSKVLGVGVRLVVVPARNYRKGCTLPCWGPGPHGPEVYEKRVCILLAGKAAEEMVLGSPTLDEPQDTAEATEISLEYFMERDTCTNYDIPALEDLSGTFGALKPTPESEREEIYAKAKEFRRACLTKTRQILKGLGRRRLEEVAKALWEREYLLGDEVDELVGGRAEVLAPALPALKSSRARASPSRRPRRVPWI from the coding sequence ATGACCCTCGAGAGGCGCAGGAGGGAGTACTTCGAGGGGGAAAACTTCGATCCGGCCAGGCTGGAGCAGCTCAAGGGGATGCCCCATGTGTCCAGGGAGCTCTCAGAACTCATCTCCCTTCTCCGCAGGTACAAAGAGCTCCGGGAAAGGGAATACAGGCTTCCGGTTGGGGTGATCTTCAGTGGCCCCCCTGGAATGGGAAAGACCCTTTCAGCGAGGATCCTGGCCACCGAGAGCGGGGCGAAGCTCGTGGATGGAACACGCTTCCCCAGGTGTGGGGACGAGTGGACCACGGAGGACATCGTTTCGCTCTTTTCCCTAGCTAGGGAATACCACGAGAGGGAAGGAAGGATAATCCTCCTCCATTTCGAAGAGCTCCTCTCCCTCCTGGACAAGAAGGCGAGGGAGGATAGGGGCATGCTCGTGGCCTCTCCCGTTTATACGACTCTTCTCTCCGAGCTGGACGGGATCAAGGGGAGGCCCCAAGGTGTCTTCGTGGTGGCCTGCACCAACTCCCTTTCCCTTTTGCCCGAAGCCCTCACGAGGGCCGGGAGGCTTTCCAGGATCGTGGAATTCACCCTTGACGAGGAAGGGAGGAAGGAGATCCTCGAGTACTACCTCTCCAAAAAACCCACCGTTGGGGTGGACTTGGAAAGGTTGGCCAATGCCCTCCCCGAACTCAAACCTTCGGCCATAGAGGAAATGGTGGAGGAGGCCCATCTGCAGGCCACGCTGGCCGGGGAGAAAGAGGTGAGGACCAAACACCTGATCTCCGCCCTCGTTAGGGAGGTGATGGGGGCACCGGAGGGGAGCTGGAAGAACGAGGAGGAGAGGTGGGCAACCTGTGTCCACGAGACCGGGCATGCCGTTGTGTCCAAGGTGCTGGGTGTAGGCGTGAGGTTGGTGGTGGTACCGGCCAGGAACTACAGGAAGGGTTGTACCCTGCCCTGCTGGGGTCCTGGTCCCCATGGTCCGGAGGTGTACGAAAAGAGGGTCTGCATCCTGTTGGCCGGAAAGGCGGCTGAAGAGATGGTGTTGGGAAGCCCCACGCTCGACGAACCCCAAGACACGGCAGAGGCCACGGAAATCTCGCTCGAGTACTTCATGGAGAGGGACACATGCACCAACTATGACATTCCGGCGCTGGAGGATTTGAGCGGGACCTTCGGAGCCCTCAAGCCCACCCCCGAGTCGGAAAGGGAGGAGATTTACGCCAAGGCGAAGGAGTTCAGAAGGGCCTGCCTGACCAAAACCAGGCAGATCTTGAAGGGGTTGGGTAGGAGGAGGCTGGAAGAAGTGGCGAAGGCCCTGTGGGAAAGGGAATATTTGTTGGGGGATGAGGTGGATGAGTTGGTAGGAGGAAGGGCGGAAGTTTTAGCCCCAGCCCTTCCCGCCCTCAAGTCCTCCCGAGCTCGAGCATCGCCTTCTCGAAGGCCGAGGCGGGTCCCCTGGATCTGA